One window of Thermacetogenium phaeum DSM 12270 genomic DNA carries:
- a CDS encoding PadR family transcriptional regulator — translation MFSGDGCGLPGSGAGSGPRCAGGPRKFIEPYLLLFLKERTAYGYELIEMFARFGFDPLPDPGAVYRNLRRMEEEGLVESRWELEGSGLPRRFYRLTGEGDAVLRAWVRKFKTNRDIADEFINYYRRIAGEKDE, via the coding sequence ATGTTTTCTGGTGACGGCTGCGGTCTTCCGGGGTCGGGAGCCGGCAGCGGCCCCCGCTGCGCCGGGGGGCCCCGGAAGTTCATCGAACCCTATCTGCTCCTCTTCTTGAAGGAGAGGACTGCCTACGGGTACGAGCTGATCGAGATGTTCGCCCGCTTCGGCTTCGATCCCCTCCCCGACCCCGGGGCGGTTTACCGCAATCTGAGGCGGATGGAGGAGGAGGGGCTGGTCGAGTCGCGCTGGGAGCTGGAGGGCAGCGGCCTCCCCCGCCGCTTCTACAGGCTGACCGGCGAAGGGGACGCCGTGCTCCGGGCCTGGGTGAGGAAGTTCAAGACCAACAGAGACATCGCCGACGAGTTCATCAACTACTACCGCCGGATTGCCGGGGAGAAGGACGAATAG
- a CDS encoding carboxymuconolactone decarboxylase family protein: MLTTYISLRLFNCRSSTSRKSPTREERRVKEMENLLKTLEEGRAELQKRFPEIMKGFQGIARGVHREGALSLKFKELIGIAVSVAIRCQPUIANHVKQALDSGATVEEILEACSVAIMMGGGPGIAYTSYVIKALKDYGALPENS; the protein is encoded by the coding sequence ATGTTGACGACATATATAAGTTTAAGGCTATTTAATTGCCGTTCATCTACCAGCCGGAAATCACCGACCAGGGAGGAGAGAAGGGTGAAGGAAATGGAGAACCTGCTGAAGACCCTCGAAGAAGGCCGGGCGGAACTGCAAAAACGGTTTCCCGAAATCATGAAGGGCTTCCAGGGCATAGCCCGGGGGGTGCACCGGGAGGGCGCCCTCTCGCTGAAGTTCAAAGAGCTGATCGGGATCGCCGTTTCCGTCGCCATCCGCTGTCAGCCCTGAATAGCCAACCACGTCAAGCAGGCGCTTGACTCAGGGGCAACGGTGGAAGAGATCCTGGAGGCGTGCAGTGTGGCCATCATGATGGGCGGGGGCCCGGGGATTGCCTATACCTCTTACGTCATCAAGGCTTTGAAGGATTACGGGGCACTGCCGGAGAACAGCTGA
- a CDS encoding DUF362 domain-containing protein, which yields MPLSREMRIKVEKGPQKRPLVAVLKTTPETVLRDYGRLLELARLKDALDPSLPTIVKLNLSWTKYFPACSTEPWQLDGVLKALFEAGFRRENLFPVENKTVVTDPLKGAENNAWLPVLKRYDLEFIPLPGVKWVRYRPKGKLLKLDQIFPEGIYIPEMFIGKQVLHLPTLKTHGHSVTTGAIKNSFGGLLQEVRHYCHKYIHEVLADLMVIQREIHPGIFAVMDGTVAGDGAGPRTMVPRIKNVILAGADSVALDAVAAKIMGFDPLAIPYLRLCHELGLGVADPREIEVVGEDIGGMNFGFRTKRSFVIWGDQMIRKGPLRPFEHLLLHTKLVAWAPLASNIYHDCLWYPTVGRSRIREFQKTGWGRLFRRYAGEE from the coding sequence ATGCCGTTATCGAGGGAGATGAGGATAAAAGTGGAAAAGGGGCCGCAGAAGAGACCGCTCGTCGCCGTGCTCAAGACCACCCCGGAGACGGTGCTCCGGGACTACGGGCGCCTTTTGGAGCTGGCGCGCCTGAAAGATGCCCTGGACCCGTCCCTGCCGACGATCGTCAAGCTCAACCTCTCCTGGACGAAGTACTTCCCCGCCTGCTCCACGGAGCCCTGGCAGCTGGACGGCGTCCTCAAAGCCCTCTTTGAGGCGGGATTCCGGCGGGAGAACCTCTTCCCGGTGGAGAATAAGACCGTCGTCACCGACCCCCTGAAGGGGGCGGAGAACAACGCCTGGCTCCCCGTGCTCAAGCGCTACGATCTCGAATTCATCCCCCTGCCCGGTGTGAAGTGGGTGCGCTACCGACCTAAAGGGAAGCTGCTCAAGCTCGATCAGATCTTCCCGGAGGGGATCTACATCCCGGAGATGTTCATCGGGAAGCAGGTCCTGCACCTGCCCACACTGAAGACCCACGGTCACAGCGTCACCACCGGGGCGATCAAGAACTCCTTCGGAGGGCTCCTGCAGGAGGTGCGCCACTACTGCCACAAGTACATCCACGAGGTGCTGGCCGACCTGATGGTCATCCAGCGGGAGATCCACCCCGGCATCTTCGCCGTGATGGACGGGACGGTGGCCGGGGACGGGGCGGGGCCGCGTACGATGGTGCCGCGCATCAAGAACGTCATCCTGGCGGGCGCCGATTCGGTCGCCCTGGATGCGGTGGCGGCGAAGATCATGGGCTTCGACCCGCTGGCGATCCCCTATCTCCGCCTCTGCCATGAGCTGGGGCTCGGCGTGGCGGATCCCCGGGAGATCGAGGTGGTGGGGGAGGATATCGGCGGGATGAACTTCGGCTTCCGGACGAAGCGGAGCTTCGTCATCTGGGGGGACCAGATGATCCGGAAGGGGCCGCTTCGCCCTTTCGAGCACCTGCTGCTGCACACGAAGCTGGTGGCCTGGGCGCCCCTGGCCTCGAACATCTACCACGACTGCCTCTGGTACCCGACGGTGGGGAGAAGCCGCATCCGGGAGTTCCAGAAGACCGGCTGGGGGAGGCTGTTCCGGAGGTACGCCGGGGAGGAATAA
- a CDS encoding DMT family transporter, translated as METAGAGQAALTTYLLLAASMLLNALANFTIKLAVRGEELDLAPAHLGATLKTLAADPVLWCGLALFGLAFVGYTLVLSRLNLSTAYPAMAGGGFLLVFFLSALYLKEAVTGAHLGGAFLIILGMWLLLR; from the coding sequence TTGGAAACTGCCGGCGCCGGTCAGGCTGCACTGACGACGTATCTGCTGCTGGCCGCCAGCATGCTCTTGAACGCCCTGGCCAACTTCACCATCAAGCTGGCGGTGCGGGGGGAGGAGCTGGACCTCGCCCCGGCGCACCTGGGAGCGACCCTGAAAACGCTGGCCGCCGACCCGGTGCTCTGGTGCGGGCTCGCCCTCTTCGGCCTGGCCTTCGTCGGCTACACCCTGGTGCTTTCCCGGCTCAATTTGAGCACTGCCTACCCGGCCATGGCGGGGGGCGGGTTCCTCCTGGTCTTCTTCTTGAGCGCCCTCTACCTCAAGGAGGCCGTCACCGGCGCCCACCTGGGGGGAGCCTTCCTGATCATCCTGGGGATGTGGCTGCTGCTGAGGTAG
- a CDS encoding ArnT family glycosyltransferase: MERFGRSRELKGGAGRARGVRSGAGRRAGAPLRLSVPLLGVLAVAAFALCFWHSYYDSAFMGLIYNDAQDYASIARNVASGRGLISQYLTPLSLAHFGVPQPDVWRAPLWPLLLAAFQRVFGFIDEASALAGGFCFAAGAALTFLLGRRWFNTPVALAAAALCAFSGQLLSFSISGLTEPLAVLLMAGWLYLLTAAPLSPWGPFLAGLGGGVFYLARYNALLFFLPALVYLWWVRRPRREPRPDLGAPFGAGRKGDALQGAAGGRRRAAFAAPAALFVLGFLLAAGPWLWRNCALTGNPFFSLQQYEPVMFTRTYPEYSLYRRAEIVDVAGFLLSHLEEVGEKVAAGWGEFAGGFWKPEFTGVALPVFILFLLSLALPLDASFPAQRGVRPLLISCFLLQLAALLPLHYIPRLFIIFAPLYAIYACGAVWQLAAGGLRLLRLPAVSAAVLAAALLAAFTISGVRANYPDFHPEPPGPHPRSLRAEAISDVRRALSPDRVVVSDSGHIFAWYGERYALKLPYSPADLPEVARLAPVGALFLSNWITWNSPDADPAWVEVYLSRPPALHGLRLAKVYPDGSLLYLAD; encoded by the coding sequence ATGGAAAGGTTCGGCCGCAGCAGGGAGTTGAAGGGAGGAGCGGGGCGCGCCCGCGGCGTCAGAAGCGGTGCGGGAAGGAGGGCGGGAGCGCCTTTGAGGCTCTCGGTGCCCCTGTTGGGGGTTCTGGCGGTTGCTGCCTTTGCCCTCTGCTTCTGGCACTCCTACTACGACTCCGCCTTCATGGGGCTCATCTACAACGATGCCCAGGACTACGCCAGCATCGCCCGCAACGTCGCCTCAGGCAGAGGCCTCATCTCCCAGTACCTGACCCCCTTAAGCCTCGCCCACTTCGGGGTGCCGCAGCCCGACGTCTGGCGCGCCCCCCTCTGGCCGCTGCTCCTGGCCGCCTTCCAGCGGGTCTTCGGCTTCATCGACGAGGCCTCCGCCCTGGCCGGGGGCTTCTGCTTCGCCGCCGGGGCCGCGCTCACGTTCCTTTTGGGGAGGCGCTGGTTCAACACCCCCGTCGCCCTGGCCGCAGCCGCCCTCTGCGCCTTCAGCGGGCAGCTGCTCTCCTTCAGCATCTCCGGGCTCACCGAGCCGCTGGCCGTTCTCCTGATGGCGGGCTGGCTTTACCTGCTGACGGCCGCCCCGCTCTCGCCCTGGGGGCCGTTTTTGGCCGGACTCGGGGGCGGGGTCTTTTACCTCGCCCGCTACAACGCCCTCCTCTTCTTCCTGCCCGCTCTGGTCTACCTCTGGTGGGTCCGGCGGCCGCGGCGGGAGCCCCGCCCAGACCTGGGCGCGCCGTTTGGAGCAGGCAGGAAAGGGGATGCCCTGCAGGGGGCGGCAGGGGGGCGGCGCCGCGCCGCCTTTGCGGCTCCGGCCGCCCTCTTCGTCCTGGGCTTCCTGCTGGCGGCCGGGCCCTGGCTCTGGCGCAACTGCGCTCTGACCGGGAACCCCTTCTTCTCCCTGCAGCAGTACGAGCCGGTCATGTTCACCAGGACCTATCCGGAGTACAGCCTCTACAGAAGGGCGGAGATCGTGGACGTGGCGGGATTTTTGCTCTCTCATCTGGAGGAGGTCGGGGAGAAGGTCGCCGCCGGGTGGGGGGAGTTCGCCGGGGGCTTCTGGAAGCCGGAGTTCACGGGGGTGGCCCTCCCGGTCTTCATCCTCTTCCTGCTCTCCCTGGCCCTGCCCCTGGACGCCTCCTTTCCCGCCCAGAGGGGCGTGCGGCCGCTTCTCATCTCCTGCTTTCTCCTCCAGCTGGCGGCCCTCCTCCCCCTGCACTACATCCCCCGGCTCTTCATCATCTTCGCCCCTCTGTACGCGATCTACGCCTGCGGGGCGGTCTGGCAGCTGGCCGCAGGGGGGTTGAGGCTCCTCCGCCTGCCGGCGGTTTCGGCGGCGGTTCTGGCGGCGGCACTCCTGGCGGCCTTCACCATCTCCGGCGTCAGGGCCAACTACCCCGACTTCCACCCGGAGCCGCCCGGGCCGCATCCCCGTTCCCTGCGGGCGGAGGCGATCTCCGACGTCCGGAGGGCGCTTTCCCCGGACCGGGTGGTGGTCTCCGACAGCGGCCACATCTTCGCCTGGTACGGGGAGCGCTATGCCTTGAAACTCCCCTATTCACCGGCCGACCTGCCGGAGGTCGCCCGCCTCGCCCCGGTAGGCGCCCTCTTCCTCTCCAACTGGATCACCTGGAATTCCCCCGATGCCGACCCGGCCTGGGTGGAGGTCTACCTCTCCCGGCCGCCCGCTCTGCACGGGCTGAGGCTCGCCAAGGTCTACCCCGACGGCAGCCTTCTGTATCTGGCGGATTGA
- a CDS encoding M42 family metallopeptidase yields the protein MEETTLELLKTLTETPGVSGFEAPIRKVLRDYLEPLAEELHTDHLGSLVAVKKGTSEEPKLMIAAHMDEVGFLVTRVTADGFVKFQPLGGWWEQVLLAQRVEILTEKGRVIGVIGAKSPHILTAEERAKPVKISAMYIDVGSTSREETEQAGVRQGNPVVPSSSFHLCANGKTFMARALDDRVGCALVVELFRELKKVQHPNAVYGVMTVQEEVGLRGAATSVDVVRPDLALVIDVSVATDTPGIGENDVAIRTQLGKGPVIGFYDASMIPHTPFRDLVVRTAQENDIPYQVDVMPGGGTDAGKIHLFRQGVPSVVIGIPVRYIHDHTGMAHLDDYRNALRLITALARSLDAAVLEGLLRNL from the coding sequence GTGGAGGAAACGACTCTGGAACTCTTAAAAACCCTGACGGAAACGCCCGGGGTCTCCGGCTTCGAGGCCCCGATCAGAAAGGTTCTGAGGGACTACCTGGAGCCCCTCGCCGAGGAGCTGCACACCGACCACCTGGGAAGCCTGGTGGCGGTCAAGAAGGGGACGTCTGAAGAGCCGAAGCTGATGATCGCCGCCCACATGGATGAGGTAGGGTTTCTGGTCACCCGCGTCACCGCCGACGGCTTCGTCAAGTTCCAGCCCCTGGGCGGCTGGTGGGAGCAGGTCCTGCTCGCCCAGCGGGTGGAGATCCTCACCGAAAAGGGGCGGGTGATCGGGGTCATCGGGGCGAAGTCCCCCCACATCCTGACCGCCGAAGAGCGCGCCAAGCCCGTCAAGATCAGCGCCATGTACATCGACGTCGGCTCCACGAGCCGGGAGGAAACCGAGCAGGCGGGGGTGAGGCAGGGGAACCCGGTGGTGCCGTCGAGTTCCTTCCACCTCTGCGCCAACGGGAAGACCTTCATGGCCCGGGCCTTGGACGACCGGGTGGGGTGCGCCCTGGTGGTGGAGCTTTTTCGGGAGCTAAAAAAAGTGCAGCACCCCAATGCCGTCTACGGGGTGATGACCGTCCAGGAGGAGGTGGGGCTGCGGGGCGCCGCCACCAGCGTGGACGTGGTGCGGCCGGACCTGGCCCTGGTGATCGACGTCTCGGTCGCCACCGACACCCCGGGGATCGGGGAGAACGACGTCGCCATCCGCACCCAGCTGGGTAAGGGCCCCGTGATCGGGTTCTACGACGCCAGCATGATCCCCCACACGCCCTTCCGCGACCTGGTGGTGCGGACTGCGCAGGAGAACGACATCCCCTACCAGGTGGACGTGATGCCGGGAGGGGGGACCGACGCCGGCAAGATCCACCTCTTCCGCCAGGGGGTTCCATCGGTGGTGATCGGGATCCCCGTCCGCTACATCCACGACCACACCGGGATGGCCCATCTGGACGACTACCGGAACGCCCTGCGGCTGATCACCGCCCTGGCCCGGAGCCTCGACGCCGCCGTCCTCGAGGGTCTGCTCCGAAACCTCTGA